Proteins from a single region of Carassius carassius chromosome 37, fCarCar2.1, whole genome shotgun sequence:
- the LOC132117630 gene encoding uncharacterized protein LOC132117630, which yields MITPDTVSIVAREVHLEVYLNGVFYTGDGSFALDGKDVQLELEITDAIYDLLGFSGNQEIDVKLQVMTDEHISVSSCSPGEMHVQLETDENDHISVCEVKDLQLEMNRNSISELKSPEPVSEDESDPVPAGASGEQALDAEENRSTELNTGQMTKKIRAVFQGFCAAFQGKMPNPVGEAEVDLIGPDGSHVPDPSAHELESETYLVDSELSCITETDPVAPPEPKLDPVDPEESCVSPEENTSTMKNKKVHGFVMTKRTEYTTVRNIKKISTFIQNDRQKHVGVSARPDLDLNVPEPEPGENPDDPPEDEWDLAPPQESCAPAASVPEPQSKVTSELSMLENYVPLNVLQLEDRLKKYTPLKQRHVTNVWPRVFIGDEEIATDRDVLQEMCITHILNAAAPKKHLKYYFGSFNDEDMVGTVNTGSRYYRGLHINYYGLPTADRHCSDISKCFMPAAKFIDKALEKRASKVLICCKQGVEHSVTLFLAYLMICHDMMVEEAIDHVMKSRCIRPSRDVLKKLMLLNADLVLQRKLKLQDIKTSRKRNKCRALI from the exons ATGATAACTCCAGACACAGTGTCTATAGTGGCGAGAGAGGTGCATCTGGAGGTTTATCTCAACGGCGTCTTCTACACCGGAGACGGTTCCTTTGCATTAGATGGTAAAGATGTGCAGCTGGAGCTGGAGATCACCGATGCCATCTATGACCTTCTCGGCTTCAGCGGTAATCAAGAGATAGATGTGAAGCTGCAGGTCATGACGGATGAACACATCTCCGTCAGTTCCTGCAGTCCAGGAGAGATGCACGTACAGCTGGAGACTGACGAGAATGACCACATCTCTGTCTGTGAGGTCAAAGATCTGCAGCTGGAGATGAACAGGAACAGCATCTCGGAGCTGAAGAGCCCTGAGCCGGTGTCTGAAGATGAGAGCGATCCAGTCCCAGCAGGAGCTTCAGGAGAACAAGCCCTGGATGCAGAGGAGAACCGCTCAACAG AACTCAACACTGGGCAGATGACCAAGAAAATTAGAGCAGTCTTCCAGGGATTTTGTGCAGCTTTCCAGGGAAAAATGCCGAACCCTGTTGGGGAAGCTGAAGTGGATCTGATTGGTCCAGATGGATCACATGTCCCAGATCCAAGTGCTCACGAGCTAGAATCTGAAACGTATCTGGTCGATTCTGAGCTATCGTGTATCACTGAAACTGATCCGGTTGCTCCTCCTGAACCTAAACTGGATCCGGTTGATCCAGAGGAATCATGCGTCAGCCCGGAAG AAAATACCAGCACGATGAAGAATAAGAAAGTCCATGGCTTCGTCATGACCAAGAGAACGGAATATACTACAGTGAGGAACATAAAGAAAATCAGTACTTTCATCCAGAACGACAGACAGAAGCATGTTGGAGTCTCAGCGCGGCCAGATCTGGACCTGAACGTTCCTGAGCCAGAACCTGGAGAGAATCCGGATGATCCTCCTGAAGATGAATGGGATCTGGCTCCTCCACAGGAATCATGTGCACCAGCTGCAAGCGTTCCTGAGCCGCAATCTAAAGTGACATCTGAGCTTTCAATGCTGGAAAACTACGTCCCTCTAAACGTGTTGCAACTGGAGGATCGTTTGAAGAAATACACACCTCTCAAACAAAGACACGTGACTAACGTCTGGCCCAGGGTCTTCATCGGAGATGA AGAGATCGCCACCGACCGAGATGTGCTGCAGGAGATGTGCATCACTCACATCCTCAACGCTGCAGCACCAAAGAAGCATCTTAAATACTACTTTGGAAGTTTTAATGATGAAGACATGGTAGGAACGGTCAATACAGGGTCCAGATATTACAGAGGCTTGCACATCAATTATTACGGCTTGCCTACAGCAGACAGACACTGTTCTGACATCAGCAAGTGCTTCATGCCAGCTGCCAAATTCATTGACAAGGCCCTGGAGAAGCGAGCAA GTAAGGTGCTGATTTGCTGCAAGCAGGGTGTGGAGCACTCGGTGACTCTGTTTCTGGCGTATCTGATGATCTGTCATGACATGATGGTGGAGGAGGCCATCGATCACGTCATGAAGTCGAGATGCATCAGACCCTCCAGAGACGTCCTGAAGAAGCTGATGCTCCTCAATGCTGACCTGGTGCTGCAGAGAAAACTAAAACTGCAGGACATCAAAACCAGCAGAAAGAGGAACAAGTGTAGAGCGCTGATATAA